CGACCTGCTCGCCAACGCGCAGGCGGCCGCGGCGTTCGAGACGGACCGCGAGCTCGCCAAGATCGGCTCGCCGGTCGACCGCGACGAGTGGTTCATGCTGCCGCAGACGGTGAACGCGTACTACAACCCGGGCACCAACGAGATCTGCTTCCCCGCGGGCATCCTGCAGAAGCCGTTCTTCGCGCCCGACGCCGACCCGGCCGAGAACTACGGCGGCATCGGCTCCGTGATCGGCCACGAGATCGGCCACGGCTTCGACGACCAGGGCGCCCAGTACGACGGCGCGGGAAACCTCAACGACTGGTGGACCGCGTCCGACAAGACGTCCTTCGAGGCCAAGTCGAAGGCCCTCATCGAGCAGTACGACGGCTTCTCGCCGCGCAACCTGCCCGGCGAGTCCGTCAACGGCGCGCTCACCGTCGGCGAGAACATCGGCGACCTCGGCGGCCTGACCATCGGCCACAAGGCGTACGTCATCTCGCTCGGCGACACCCCGTCGCCGGAGCACGAGGCCACCACCGGTTCCCAGCGCCTGTTCCTCAACTGGGCCTACTGCTGGCGCACCAAGCGGCGCAAGGAGCAGGAGCAGCAGTACCTGACCATCGACCCGCACTCGCCGCCGGAGTTCCGCGCGAACATCGTGCGCAACCTCGACGAGTTCCACGACGCGTTCAACACGTCGGACAGCGACGGCCTGTGGCTCGACCCGGCGGACCGCGTGCGCATCTGGTAGCGCGCCGGTGACGCGTGGCCCGTACCTTTCTGGAAGGTACGGGCCACGGCTGTTTCATCGCGTGGTGACGCCGAAATCGGCGTGCAGCCTGCGGGCGTGGTCCACCGCCCGCACAGGTCCGGTGAGCGTCACCTTCGCGGTCAGCCGGAGGTCGGTGCTGGACGCGCCGAGCCGCAGTTCCAGCTCGCCCGGTTCGACGATCCGCCGCCCGTCCCGCCCGGTGAACGACGCGAGGTCCGCGGGCACCGTCACCCGGACCCGCGCGGCCTGCCCGGGCGCGAGTGCCAGGCGCACGAACCCGATCAGCCGCTGGACGGGCTGCACGACCGAGGCGACCGGGTCGTGCAGATAGAGCTGCGCGACCTCGGTGCCGTCACGGTCGCCCGAGTTCCTTACGGTGAAGCCGAGTTCGGCCTCGCCGTCCGTCCTGACCGTCGCGCGCTCCACGGTGAGATCGGACCAGTCGAACGACGTGTACGTCAGGCCGTGCCCGAAGCCGAACGCCGGTGTCGGGTCGATGTTCGACACCTCGTTGACCTGCCCGAGCCGCGCCGCCAGATACGTGGACGGCTGGGCCCCCGGGCCGTTCGGGATGCTGACGGGCAGCCGTCCGGACGGGGCGACCCGACCGCTGAGCACACCGGCGATGGCGGGCGTGCCCTCCTCGCCGGGGAAGAACGACTGGACGACGGCGCCCGACTCCCGTACCGCACGTCCGAGCGCGTACGGGCGTCCCGCCAGGAGTGTCAGCACGACCGGTGTGCCGGTGTCCAGGAGCGTGTTCAGGAGCTGCTCCTGCACGCCCGGCAGCGCGAGCGAGTCCGCGTCGCAGCCCTCGCCGCTGGTGCCGCGGCCGAAGAGCCCGGCGCGGTCGCCGAGCGCGAGGACGACGACGTCGGCGCCACGGGCCAGCTCCACGGCCTCGGCGAAGCCGCCGGTGCCGGTGTCGTCGATGCCGCACCCGGGCGCGGTGACGACCTCGCTGTCGGGAAACTCGGTCCTCAACGCCTCGACCAGGGTGGGCAGTTCGATCCCGGCCGGTATCTCGGGGTGCCGGGCGCCCACGTGCACCGGGAACGCGTAGCAGCCGAGAACGGCCGTCGCGGTGTCGGCGGTCGGGCCGACGACCGCGATCCTGGCGGGCCGGGTCAGGGGGAGTGTGCCGTCGTTGCGGAGCAGGACGACGGCCTGCTCGGCGACCTCCCGGGCGAGGGCGCGGCGGTCCGTGGTGTCCAGGACCACGGTTCCGCGCAGCGCCTGCGGGTCCCCGAGGTCCGCGCCGGCCAGCGCCTGCGGCACCGCGTCCCATCCGGCGTCGAGGAGGCCCAGCTGTGCCTTCTGCACGAGCACACGGCGCAGGGCGCGGTCCACGACGGCCTCGGACACCCGACCGTCCGCGACCGCGTCGAGAAGCGGCTGCCCGAACGCCTTGACGGTGGGCAGTTCCACGTCCACGCCCGCCGTCAGCGCGGCGCCGGCGGCCTCACCCCAAGTCGCGGCGACACCGTGCAGGGTCTTGAGGAACCCGACGCCGAAGTAGTCCGCCACCACGGTCCCCGTGAAGCCCCAGGTGTCCCGCAACAGCACGGTGAGCAGCTGCTCGTCGGCTGCCGACGGGACGCCGTCCGTGTCGGTGTAGGCGTGCATCACCGAGCGGGCGCCGCCCTCGCGCAGCGCCATCTCGAACGGCGGCAGCATCACATCGGCACGCTCCCTGGGCCCCATGCCGACGGGCGCGAGGTTGCGTCCCGCGCGGGAGGCGGAGTAGCCCACGAAGTGCTTCAAGGTGGCGACGATCCCCGCGGATTCAAGGCCCTGGACGTAGGCGGTGCCGAGCGTCCCGACGAGGTACGGATCCTCGCCGATGGTCTCCTCGACGCGGCCCCACCGTGCGTCGCGCACGACGTCGAGCACGGGGGCGAGGCCCTGGTGCACACCCACCGAGCGCATGTCCTGCCCGATGGCCCGGGCCATGCGCCGTACCAGCGCCGGATCGAACGTCGCGCCCCACGAGAGCGGGACGGGATAGGCGGTCGCACCCCAGGCGGCGAAGCCCGCGAGGCACTCCTCGTGGGCGACGGCCGGAATGCCGAAGCGGTTGCCCGCGGCGATGCGGCGCTGGGTGCGCAGCAGCGACAGCGCGCCGAGGGCGGGGTCGACGGGGGCGGTGCCGAAGGGCCTGGTGAGCTGCCCGAGCCCCCGCGGCAGCAGCGCCTCGAGGTCGACCGGCTCCTCCATCTCATGCTGGTACGGGGCGACTTCGCCGCCCTCGTCGGACGCCCCGACCCAGACGCCGAACAGCTGGGCGACCTTCTCCTGGAGGGTCATCTCGGCAATGAGGGCGTCGGCGCGCGTCTCGTGGTCGAGGGTCGTGTCGCGCCACAGGGGCGTGGTGGAGTCTGTCGTTACGGCCACGATGTGGGTCACTTTCCTCCCACGCCCATGAGCCCCTGGACCAGGGTGCGCCGGGCGAACAGGTAGACGAGCAGGACGGGCACCATGGACAGGACCACGGCGGCCAGCAGCCCCGGGACGTTGATGCCGTACTGGGTGCGGAAGTTGTAGAGCCCCAAGGTGATCACCTTGGTGGAGTCGGACTGGGTGAGCACCAGGGGGAACAGGAAGCCGTTCCACGCCTGGAGGGCGGAGAAGACCGCGATCGTGGCGAGCCCGCCCCGCGACAGCGGGAGTACGAGCTGACCGAACACCCGCCACGAGGAGGCGCCGTCGATGGCCATCGCCTCGTACAGGTCCGGGGTGATGTCGCGCATCACGCCGGTCAGGACCAGGGCGCACATGGGGAGCGAGAAGGCCGCGGTCGGCAGGATGACGCCGATGAGGTTGTCGTAGAGCCCCGCCTTGCTGATGACGTAGAACATCGGCACGATCACCGCCTGCGCGGGGATGGCGAGACCGAGCAGGAAGAGGCGGAAGACGGCGGTCGTGACGCGGCCGCGGCTGCGGACGATGGTGTACGACAGC
The DNA window shown above is from Streptomyces sp. NBC_01445 and carries:
- a CDS encoding glycoside hydrolase family 3 N-terminal domain-containing protein, with protein sequence MTHIVAVTTDSTTPLWRDTTLDHETRADALIAEMTLQEKVAQLFGVWVGASDEGGEVAPYQHEMEEPVDLEALLPRGLGQLTRPFGTAPVDPALGALSLLRTQRRIAAGNRFGIPAVAHEECLAGFAAWGATAYPVPLSWGATFDPALVRRMARAIGQDMRSVGVHQGLAPVLDVVRDARWGRVEETIGEDPYLVGTLGTAYVQGLESAGIVATLKHFVGYSASRAGRNLAPVGMGPRERADVMLPPFEMALREGGARSVMHAYTDTDGVPSAADEQLLTVLLRDTWGFTGTVVADYFGVGFLKTLHGVAATWGEAAGAALTAGVDVELPTVKAFGQPLLDAVADGRVSEAVVDRALRRVLVQKAQLGLLDAGWDAVPQALAGADLGDPQALRGTVVLDTTDRRALAREVAEQAVVLLRNDGTLPLTRPARIAVVGPTADTATAVLGCYAFPVHVGARHPEIPAGIELPTLVEALRTEFPDSEVVTAPGCGIDDTGTGGFAEAVELARGADVVVLALGDRAGLFGRGTSGEGCDADSLALPGVQEQLLNTLLDTGTPVVLTLLAGRPYALGRAVRESGAVVQSFFPGEEGTPAIAGVLSGRVAPSGRLPVSIPNGPGAQPSTYLAARLGQVNEVSNIDPTPAFGFGHGLTYTSFDWSDLTVERATVRTDGEAELGFTVRNSGDRDGTEVAQLYLHDPVASVVQPVQRLIGFVRLALAPGQAARVRVTVPADLASFTGRDGRRIVEPGELELRLGASSTDLRLTAKVTLTGPVRAVDHARRLHADFGVTTR
- a CDS encoding carbohydrate ABC transporter permease — encoded protein: MSKQRPNYLAGLGSVVWLLVVGAPLYVLVSASVQSRADYGASGPLSLPRHFTLHNYVDDFSTGFGRYFLNTVIVTVCVVAIVLVVVPPLSYTIVRSRGRVTTAVFRLFLLGLAIPAQAVIVPMFYVISKAGLYDNLIGVILPTAAFSLPMCALVLTGVMRDITPDLYEAMAIDGASSWRVFGQLVLPLSRGGLATIAVFSALQAWNGFLFPLVLTQSDSTKVITLGLYNFRTQYGINVPGLLAAVVLSMVPVLLVYLFARRTLVQGLMGVGGK